The Maridesulfovibrio frigidus DSM 17176 genome has a segment encoding these proteins:
- a CDS encoding efflux RND transporter periplasmic adaptor subunit has protein sequence MQKRCLLVAGCGVGLTLLVLWLAGAFSSGVIQQGRIVPTRSTEDPALTVQAQLVTVPVMYEAVGTVRPKTETNIESQVTGKVLKVLVRAGDKVSKDDELIVLDSRGFQTRLESAEQGLKSAEALRRQAAESINAARAASSKATSTWKRIKILHEDKVATLDELDRMESDYLQAKAYLAQADDGFTAASAKVKQALKGVEEARINLGYTKILAHTDGEVARRKVEPGDIAFPGKSLMLIQTSGSLRLEALVREGVIGKVRPGVKLSVEIGALNERCEGIVEEVVPSADPSTRTFLVKVGLEQLPGLYPGMFGRLLVPIREKEIVVVPERAVSRVGQLETVLLNTSEIWEPVYVQTGLTYGKNIEIMSGLRGNETVGMTALEPTGELK, from the coding sequence ATGCAAAAAAGATGTTTGTTGGTTGCCGGTTGCGGAGTGGGACTTACCTTGCTGGTTTTATGGCTGGCAGGTGCTTTTAGTTCAGGCGTGATTCAGCAGGGGAGAATCGTTCCGACAAGGTCGACGGAAGACCCCGCTTTGACTGTGCAGGCGCAGCTCGTCACCGTACCTGTTATGTATGAGGCTGTTGGTACCGTTCGTCCGAAAACCGAAACAAATATTGAATCGCAAGTCACCGGAAAAGTGCTGAAAGTTCTTGTCCGCGCAGGGGATAAAGTAAGTAAGGATGACGAACTTATAGTACTTGATAGTCGAGGCTTTCAAACCCGTCTTGAAAGTGCAGAGCAGGGACTAAAATCTGCTGAAGCTTTGCGTAGGCAGGCTGCAGAATCCATTAACGCAGCGCGTGCGGCATCTTCCAAAGCTACTTCAACATGGAAGCGAATCAAAATCCTGCATGAAGATAAGGTGGCTACACTTGATGAACTTGATCGCATGGAGTCAGACTATTTACAGGCCAAAGCCTACCTAGCGCAGGCTGATGATGGTTTTACCGCCGCATCTGCTAAAGTAAAGCAAGCACTTAAGGGCGTTGAGGAAGCACGAATTAACCTCGGCTACACAAAAATTTTAGCTCACACTGATGGAGAAGTCGCCAGACGCAAGGTAGAACCGGGCGATATCGCTTTTCCCGGTAAGAGTCTCATGCTTATTCAGACAAGTGGATCTCTCAGGCTCGAAGCTTTAGTCCGTGAAGGTGTCATTGGAAAGGTTCGGCCCGGTGTAAAGTTGTCTGTGGAAATAGGTGCTCTAAATGAGAGATGTGAAGGCATTGTTGAAGAAGTTGTGCCGTCTGCGGACCCATCAACACGGACTTTCTTAGTTAAGGTGGGACTTGAGCAATTGCCCGGTTTATACCCCGGAATGTTCGGCAGATTACTTGTTCCTATCAGAGAAAAGGAAATAGTAGTTGTGCCTGAACGCGCTGTTTCCAGAGTGGGCCAGCTTGAGACTGTTTTGCTCAATACCAGCGAAATTTGGGAGCCTGTATATGTTCAGACAGGTCTGACTTACGGTAAAAATATTGAAATTATGTCCGGTCTGCGAGGTAATGAGACTGTCGGCATGACAGCTCTGGAACCAACCGGAGAGCTGAAATGA
- a CDS encoding cupin domain-containing protein has product MADPNFLKKVPNPVIIKNIDHGKVVSLVDLVTYQEGQVVSRTLSQHKTVTLTLFAFDVGEGISTHTTPGDAMVQVLDGAAEITIGDEVFTVRAGESIVMPANIAHGLKSNERFKMLLTLIKEKKV; this is encoded by the coding sequence ATGGCTGATCCAAACTTCCTCAAAAAAGTTCCAAATCCTGTGATTATTAAGAATATTGATCATGGAAAAGTTGTAAGCCTAGTTGATCTTGTTACATATCAAGAAGGGCAGGTTGTGAGTAGAACATTGTCTCAGCATAAAACAGTGACCCTTACTCTATTTGCTTTTGATGTGGGTGAAGGTATCAGCACTCATACTACTCCGGGTGACGCAATGGTTCAGGTGCTTGATGGGGCAGCTGAAATCACGATTGGAGATGAGGTGTTCACAGTTAGAGCGGGTGAATCAATTGTAATGCCTGCTAACATTGCTCATGGACTTAAGTCCAATGAGAGATTTAAAATGCTTTTGACTCTGATTAAAGAAAAAAAAGTATAA
- a CDS encoding TMEM175 family protein — protein MNQEEYREKRHARQLPRLKVFMDVVFAILLWQIFMMLPDIKNYPEVKTVWELLTIDLDDLATFVIGLIFIVIYWGQNNRLFSHLVSTDNKHTAISVVQLFLLLTYFHFMSMGLRFNDDPSALLMQSVSLALVGFTSMWGWHYAANKKDLIDSDMPKNNIPYMKVTILPEPIAACISIPFAFVGPIAWEISWLSYPIVAYLIKKYVNAQVAKAMDSTP, from the coding sequence ATGAATCAGGAAGAATATCGAGAAAAACGGCACGCAAGGCAGTTGCCACGATTAAAAGTATTCATGGACGTTGTCTTTGCTATTTTACTTTGGCAAATTTTTATGATGCTGCCTGATATAAAGAATTATCCTGAAGTGAAGACTGTCTGGGAACTTTTGACCATAGATTTAGACGACTTAGCTACATTCGTAATAGGATTGATTTTTATAGTAATTTACTGGGGCCAAAATAACAGACTATTCAGCCATCTGGTTTCAACAGATAATAAACACACAGCCATATCCGTAGTTCAGCTATTTCTGTTGCTTACATACTTTCATTTCATGAGTATGGGTCTTAGATTTAACGATGACCCGTCAGCTCTACTGATGCAATCGGTGTCCCTTGCGCTGGTGGGTTTCACCTCTATGTGGGGCTGGCATTATGCTGCGAACAAAAAAGACTTGATCGACAGCGATATGCCTAAAAACAACATCCCATATATGAAGGTTACGATTCTTCCTGAACCAATCGCAGCATGCATCTCCATCCCATTTGCCTTTGTGGGGCCAATTGCCTGGGAGATTTCATGGCTGTCATACCCGATTGTCGCTTACCTGATAAAAAAATATGTAAATGCACAGGTAGCAAAGGCTATGGATTCGACTCCTTAG
- a CDS encoding alpha/beta hydrolase, which produces MYTLIIKKNNIHMLLMLVLLSLAAGCSSSGPSTLNLMPAPSIYNPEIEEALNISKGVLVPPTEIFYATNRAPAVANSTQYSGERGGVLRFGEARIMMGKGEHTFEEVREISLLKNRSEEYPLSVTDVQEYGLFNKSLNSFYAEEVLKSGRTAQDDQFAKRINETLANSSRKDVYIYVHGYKVDFDNPILVASELWHFLGYEGAFVAFSWPSTPRVMAYLADLETAEISSYQLRRLISFLSENTDAERIHILGYSVGARIVVKSLSQLSLTRRHGGEKLRIGHVMLLGGDLDADMFGANINEGLLDIVDDITVYISENDQALAFSGWVFSRSRLGQLGNEITLTVKRFLEGNPKLNVVDVTNDSDAASGIGHAYFRQSPQVSSDILMTLKYNLKPGERGLKREDYGPVWSFPEDYMEKLHERIMRRLAKKIAKESNP; this is translated from the coding sequence ATGTACACACTGATAATAAAAAAAAATAATATTCATATGTTATTGATGCTTGTCCTGCTTTCCTTGGCTGCAGGCTGTTCAAGCAGCGGCCCTTCTACCCTAAATTTGATGCCTGCTCCTTCTATATACAATCCCGAAATTGAAGAGGCTCTGAATATAAGCAAGGGTGTTCTTGTTCCTCCCACTGAGATTTTCTATGCGACTAACCGTGCTCCTGCTGTTGCCAATTCTACCCAATATAGCGGAGAACGTGGTGGTGTGCTGCGTTTTGGAGAGGCTAGGATTATGATGGGAAAAGGTGAGCATACTTTTGAAGAAGTTCGAGAAATTTCACTGCTTAAAAATCGTTCTGAAGAATATCCACTTAGCGTTACAGACGTGCAAGAGTATGGCTTATTCAACAAAAGTTTGAATTCATTCTATGCTGAGGAAGTTTTGAAAAGCGGGCGAACTGCTCAAGATGATCAATTTGCTAAGCGGATTAATGAAACTCTTGCGAATTCGTCTCGTAAAGATGTTTATATATATGTGCACGGGTACAAAGTTGATTTTGATAATCCGATTTTAGTGGCATCGGAACTGTGGCATTTTCTTGGGTACGAAGGAGCTTTTGTAGCCTTCTCATGGCCTTCAACTCCTCGCGTCATGGCCTACCTTGCCGATTTAGAAACTGCAGAAATATCATCTTATCAGCTCCGAAGGTTGATATCTTTTTTGTCTGAGAATACAGACGCGGAACGGATTCACATTTTGGGGTATAGTGTCGGAGCCCGTATCGTTGTTAAGAGCTTGTCGCAGTTAAGTCTTACCCGCAGGCATGGTGGAGAAAAACTTCGGATTGGCCATGTTATGCTCCTTGGCGGTGACTTGGATGCGGATATGTTCGGAGCGAATATAAATGAGGGACTACTTGATATTGTAGATGATATAACTGTTTATATTTCAGAGAATGATCAGGCTCTTGCTTTCTCTGGATGGGTGTTTAGCAGGTCAAGACTTGGCCAACTGGGTAATGAAATAACTCTAACCGTTAAAAGATTTCTTGAAGGTAATCCAAAGCTGAACGTAGTGGATGTGACAAACGATTCAGACGCCGCTAGTGGGATTGGTCACGCATATTTCAGGCAAAGTCCGCAGGTTAGCAGTGATATTCTGATGACCCTTAAATATAATCTTAAACCTGGTGAGCGAGGTTTAAAGCGTGAGGATTACGGTCCTGTCTGGTCCTTTCCAGAAGATTATATGGAGAAGCTGCATGAAAGGATAATGCGTAGGCTTGCCAAGAAGATAGCTAAGGAGTCGAATCCATAG
- a CDS encoding TolB family protein, which translates to MKNTTSKILKILLLAIIAMTIAGCTPKKWTWDSHLSSPESMTKETKFFLQKIVIEGIPSTVTALKITRPVNGAVFPSEIAAPQIIWNDEDPDSRSWFIAFTFENGRAPIYVYSSTTSYEPNRNLWETIKTNSVKAPATISIYGFKNKDGKPVATAASSVNIRTSTDPVDGAILYRQVPLPFKVGVKTFRKLKWRLGDISSYNEPPVILENLNTCANCHQGSKDGSLISMELNYKGDSGAQFIAKVSENISLSDKDFMTWTDYPKSVVLPKTRGLFARLSPSGKYIASTVNEISYSAVTNSGKYSQLFFPTYGILACYSTDTKEIKALPGAASLDYIQTNPAWSPDEKAITFARSETMNKYHEDVFKIKTSFENKNIHELNEQFPVQYDLYTIPFNAGTGGQAKPLKGASNNGKSNYFPRYSPDSKWVVFTQSKTGIMLQPDSELFIVQAKGGVPRKMNCNRTSFNSWHSFSPNGKWMIFSSKVNSEYTEIFMTHIDENGTDSPPVLLSRFSSNKYAANLPEFLNIRPDAIKSIHVSNHN; encoded by the coding sequence ATGAAAAATACCACAAGCAAAATATTAAAAATACTCCTTCTTGCCATAATTGCTATGACAATAGCTGGGTGCACTCCCAAAAAATGGACATGGGACAGCCATCTAAGTTCACCGGAATCCATGACCAAGGAAACAAAGTTCTTTCTGCAAAAAATAGTAATAGAAGGCATACCTTCTACAGTTACAGCACTGAAAATAACTCGGCCCGTAAATGGTGCTGTTTTCCCATCTGAAATTGCAGCCCCCCAAATAATCTGGAACGACGAAGACCCGGATTCCAGAAGCTGGTTCATTGCTTTTACTTTCGAAAACGGACGAGCTCCGATCTATGTATACAGTTCAACTACATCATATGAACCGAACCGCAACTTATGGGAAACAATTAAAACGAACTCAGTCAAAGCTCCCGCAACTATTTCTATATACGGATTCAAGAATAAAGATGGAAAACCAGTTGCAACCGCAGCCTCAAGTGTAAATATCAGAACATCCACAGACCCAGTTGACGGAGCCATTCTGTATAGACAGGTTCCACTCCCTTTTAAAGTAGGGGTTAAAACTTTTCGCAAGCTAAAATGGAGACTCGGAGATATTTCTTCATACAATGAGCCTCCTGTTATTTTGGAGAATCTGAACACCTGCGCAAACTGCCATCAGGGATCAAAAGACGGAAGCCTGATCAGTATGGAATTAAACTATAAGGGCGATAGCGGCGCTCAGTTTATCGCAAAAGTGAGTGAAAACATTTCACTTTCAGACAAAGATTTTATGACGTGGACTGATTATCCAAAATCCGTGGTCTTGCCGAAAACACGTGGACTCTTCGCTAGACTCTCGCCCTCCGGCAAATATATAGCCAGCACAGTTAACGAGATTTCATATTCTGCGGTGACTAATTCTGGCAAATACAGCCAGCTATTTTTCCCAACATATGGAATTCTGGCCTGTTACTCTACTGATACGAAGGAGATAAAAGCCCTGCCCGGTGCGGCAAGCCTCGACTACATACAAACTAACCCCGCATGGAGTCCGGACGAAAAAGCCATCACCTTTGCACGCTCAGAAACCATGAACAAATATCATGAAGATGTTTTCAAAATAAAAACTAGCTTCGAAAACAAGAACATTCATGAACTGAACGAACAATTTCCTGTTCAATATGATCTATATACAATCCCTTTCAATGCAGGAACTGGCGGGCAGGCAAAGCCGCTTAAAGGTGCTAGTAATAATGGAAAAAGCAATTACTTCCCAAGATACTCCCCAGATAGTAAATGGGTAGTATTTACACAAAGCAAAACAGGAATTATGCTTCAGCCTGACAGTGAATTATTTATAGTTCAAGCAAAAGGCGGAGTCCCCAGAAAAATGAACTGTAACCGCACATCCTTCAACTCCTGGCACAGCTTTTCGCCAAACGGGAAATGGATGATCTTCAGTTCCAAGGTAAATTCCGAATATACCGAAATTTTCATGACTCACATAGATGAGAACGGCACGGATAGTCCGCCTGTTCTTCTCTCGCGCTTCAGCAGCAATAAGTATGCGGCCAATCTTCCAGAATTTTTAAATATCAGGCCAGATGCGATTAAAAGTATACACGTTAGCAACCATAACTGA
- a CDS encoding fatty acid cis/trans isomerase gives MNKLISLAFLLIVLLVGCTSYYRDSQFNKAYGPVQAIDRRVTAIPPGDISFYNDVRPILERRCDVCHSCYDAPCQVKLTSFEGIDRGGSKSMVYASRVLRTTPTRLFIDADSIGEWRQLEFHPILNERNQTPKANVQNSLISLMLELKKDHPQPISDLLPSTFDIGLDKEGACTTAENFVDYKEKYPLWGMPYALPGLTADEHKVLTEWIEQGAKITPRPEPAQKSVTLITEWENYFNRDSLKEQLVSRYIYEHLFMAHIHFKSLGDREFYRMVRSSTPSGEPIIELNTDRPYDDPGPIKFYYRLRPVVSTIVAKNHTVYTIDETTMDRYNELFFEAKYKVTSLPGYEVGYASNPFKVFREIPAKSRYKFMLDNAKYTIEGFIKGPVCRGQIALNVINDHFFVSFINPDKVTVSDDTAFLDRVSDNLALPTSVESTIRLVSLWYEFNSKQQEYLTAKEEHEQGIFPDNKGWDLSYIWDGDGHKNDNALLTVFRHFDSASVVKGFIGENPKTGWVIDYPMLERIHYLLVAGFNIFGNVGHQLQTRLYMDYLRIEGENNLLKFLPQDKRIAIRSNWYQDTKDEYQEEFEMGLHGMKLETNVEFSTDNPKIEFFSMMKKHVNIPIKEHTSLGGCPDGICPGTTSNPFERKADKAFWKIAQLRGKQVQLVPDVCFVHITTGNDKTDLIYTVIRNKALSNNSFLLDEERRRVIENDTLTVVKGYIGSYPNSFVKVDIDEVESFAEELVKLRDPIGYFNLASKYVARRTSPDFWTESDWHNQNFLKEDPVEAGLFDLYRYHRISEMFEVEFKW, from the coding sequence ATGAATAAATTAATCTCCTTAGCTTTTCTACTTATAGTCCTTCTTGTGGGCTGTACTTCATACTACCGTGACTCCCAATTTAACAAAGCGTATGGACCGGTTCAAGCCATAGACCGCAGGGTCACGGCTATCCCTCCAGGCGATATTTCCTTTTATAATGATGTACGACCTATTTTGGAAAGACGCTGCGACGTTTGCCACAGTTGCTACGATGCGCCGTGTCAGGTGAAGCTGACCAGTTTTGAGGGGATTGACCGTGGCGGTAGCAAAAGCATGGTCTACGCTTCTAGAGTTTTACGAACAACTCCAACACGGCTTTTTATTGATGCAGACTCAATTGGGGAATGGCGCCAACTGGAATTTCACCCAATCTTAAATGAACGCAATCAAACTCCAAAAGCTAATGTACAAAATTCACTAATCAGCCTTATGCTAGAGCTAAAAAAAGACCATCCTCAGCCCATTTCTGACCTTCTCCCATCAACCTTTGATATCGGGCTTGATAAAGAAGGAGCCTGCACTACAGCTGAAAATTTTGTTGACTACAAAGAGAAGTATCCATTGTGGGGAATGCCGTATGCACTTCCAGGACTAACCGCAGATGAGCACAAAGTTTTAACAGAATGGATAGAACAGGGAGCTAAAATAACCCCGCGCCCCGAACCAGCCCAAAAATCAGTTACTCTCATTACCGAGTGGGAAAATTATTTCAACAGAGATTCGCTTAAAGAGCAGCTTGTTTCCAGATATATTTATGAACATTTATTCATGGCGCATATCCATTTCAAAAGCTTAGGGGACCGTGAATTTTACCGCATGGTCAGATCCAGCACTCCGTCCGGTGAACCTATTATCGAATTAAATACTGACAGACCTTATGACGACCCCGGACCGATCAAATTTTACTACCGCTTAAGACCTGTTGTCAGCACTATTGTTGCAAAGAACCATACTGTTTATACAATTGATGAAACAACTATGGACAGGTACAATGAGCTATTTTTCGAAGCAAAATACAAAGTGACATCACTCCCCGGATACGAGGTCGGTTATGCTTCAAACCCCTTTAAAGTTTTCAGAGAAATTCCGGCTAAATCGCGCTATAAATTCATGCTCGACAACGCAAAATATACCATTGAAGGGTTCATTAAAGGGCCTGTTTGCCGTGGCCAGATTGCACTCAATGTAATAAATGACCATTTTTTCGTGTCATTTATTAACCCGGATAAAGTTACCGTCAGCGATGACACCGCTTTTTTAGACAGAGTTAGCGACAATCTAGCTCTGCCTACGTCCGTAGAAAGCACCATTAGACTCGTTTCACTCTGGTACGAATTCAACAGCAAGCAGCAAGAGTACCTAACCGCCAAAGAAGAGCACGAACAAGGAATTTTCCCTGACAATAAAGGCTGGGATCTCTCGTACATCTGGGATGGTGACGGACACAAAAACGACAACGCTCTACTAACCGTATTCAGGCACTTCGACAGCGCAAGTGTGGTGAAAGGATTTATTGGTGAGAACCCAAAAACAGGATGGGTCATCGATTATCCGATGCTTGAAAGAATACATTACTTACTGGTCGCAGGTTTTAACATCTTCGGAAATGTCGGCCATCAGTTGCAAACCCGCCTTTACATGGACTACCTGCGAATTGAGGGAGAAAATAATCTACTGAAATTCCTCCCACAAGATAAACGCATAGCAATCCGCAGCAATTGGTACCAAGACACCAAGGATGAATATCAAGAAGAATTTGAAATGGGTCTCCACGGCATGAAACTCGAAACCAACGTTGAATTCTCCACCGATAACCCTAAGATAGAATTTTTCAGCATGATGAAGAAGCATGTAAATATCCCCATAAAAGAGCACACATCCCTTGGTGGTTGCCCGGACGGAATATGTCCAGGCACGACCTCTAATCCTTTTGAACGGAAAGCAGACAAAGCCTTCTGGAAAATTGCGCAACTTCGTGGCAAGCAGGTGCAACTTGTTCCTGACGTATGCTTTGTTCATATAACCACTGGTAATGACAAAACAGACCTTATTTACACCGTCATTCGCAACAAGGCTCTTAGCAACAACTCGTTTCTACTTGATGAGGAACGCCGAAGAGTCATCGAAAATGACACCTTAACTGTTGTTAAAGGTTACATAGGAAGCTATCCGAATTCTTTTGTAAAAGTTGATATCGATGAAGTTGAAAGTTTTGCGGAGGAATTAGTGAAACTAAGAGACCCCATTGGATACTTCAACTTAGCTTCAAAATACGTGGCAAGAAGAACAAGCCCCGATTTCTGGACAGAATCCGACTGGCATAATCAAAACTTCTTAAAAGAAGATCCGGTAGAAGCAGGTCTTTTTGATCTTTACCGCTATCATCGTATTTCTGAAATGTTTGAAGTGGAATTTAAATGGTAA
- a CDS encoding beta-1,3-glucanase family protein: MKRILLIVCLSVFSAFATNAANAAVAMDPVPIVFEIPSTLNATDTYVQFFNCVNNASSITGTYNNATTLNNSLQTNRAYALADLTSPTSVGGSAPASTPAVSITEFISGRIYVTIGGAGLDVPSHCYQPNPANPSDANFTRRYQYFEANVNASSITADLSYIDFASISMSMEAVNATTSGVNTPQLTKITSTVLMDRVATTSVLGNRLPVTGKSVRVISPSMQAPLYHDWSWYLNSTLQGTPVYLNGTYVGTGNQPSASNATQAQSFSYIATFDTFGNATLTPQKDSGNGTAPCVPAVQQGQGVGNGTDMVITISLDSLNNAAGVYGNNPSYKIGGGTPTAGIVNDFSGRVVGDLLAGMSWGFPASKVTYKGTAIGNLTSTEWWGGRMVDNSVLLLADTPAGNGTVFSKVQTNSSNYHTYADALDGYTSGYGFALQDRLGNNLLQFDTSVDTNAYLKFSIEPEAPHTSVFESTSQAAGVTVKLTNFTGKTLTAAQLSAQYSTKDFTPHTSVCSFNGTVSPAGSVATFMMDCDKLPTGTVSELQLLKLYSSGATLAYKYAVSGISHTDGYWWVTDSSGNHLMQMDSLVYGTQYYIHFVIKDDGPYDENPVAGQITDPVSAGTKSDTSSGCVLNSNAGFTFEIAGLFLIAVFGICLRRRVRVRNRSL, encoded by the coding sequence ATGAAAAGGATTCTTTTAATAGTTTGTTTGTCTGTTTTTTCAGCTTTTGCAACGAATGCTGCGAATGCAGCAGTTGCTATGGATCCTGTTCCAATTGTGTTTGAAATACCTTCGACATTAAATGCTACGGACACTTATGTGCAGTTTTTTAATTGTGTAAATAATGCAAGCTCTATTACGGGGACGTATAATAATGCGACGACTCTTAATAATAGTTTGCAGACGAACAGGGCATACGCCTTGGCAGATTTGACCAGTCCAACCTCCGTTGGTGGCAGCGCTCCAGCTTCCACACCTGCTGTTTCAATTACGGAGTTCATTTCTGGGCGTATATATGTGACGATAGGCGGGGCTGGACTTGATGTCCCCAGTCATTGTTACCAGCCTAATCCAGCAAATCCTAGCGACGCAAATTTTACGCGCCGCTATCAATATTTTGAAGCAAATGTGAATGCCAGCTCAATTACTGCTGACCTTTCATATATTGACTTTGCATCCATTTCTATGTCCATGGAAGCTGTGAATGCGACTACAAGTGGTGTAAATACGCCGCAGTTGACTAAGATTACTAGTACAGTACTTATGGATAGAGTTGCCACTACAAGTGTTCTTGGTAACAGATTGCCAGTCACGGGAAAGTCTGTTCGCGTAATCTCGCCTAGCATGCAGGCTCCTTTATATCATGACTGGTCTTGGTATTTAAATTCTACCCTTCAAGGGACTCCTGTTTATCTCAATGGAACTTATGTTGGGACAGGAAATCAGCCTTCAGCCAGTAACGCTACACAGGCTCAGAGTTTCTCTTACATCGCTACTTTTGATACTTTCGGAAATGCGACTTTGACTCCGCAAAAAGACTCAGGAAATGGAACTGCACCCTGTGTTCCGGCTGTTCAGCAAGGGCAGGGAGTTGGAAACGGAACAGACATGGTTATTACCATTTCGCTGGATTCTTTGAATAACGCTGCCGGCGTATATGGGAATAATCCGAGTTATAAGATTGGTGGTGGAACTCCTACTGCCGGTATTGTGAACGATTTTTCTGGGCGGGTTGTAGGTGATCTGCTTGCCGGAATGAGTTGGGGATTTCCTGCCAGTAAGGTTACATATAAAGGAACCGCAATAGGAAACCTCACAAGCACAGAGTGGTGGGGCGGACGGATGGTAGATAATTCTGTACTCCTGCTGGCTGATACCCCTGCAGGAAATGGAACTGTTTTTAGTAAGGTTCAGACTAACTCTTCAAATTACCATACTTACGCTGATGCACTTGATGGCTATACCTCAGGGTATGGATTCGCGTTGCAGGATAGACTCGGTAATAACCTCTTACAGTTTGATACTTCCGTTGACACGAATGCTTATCTTAAATTCAGCATTGAGCCTGAGGCTCCGCACACGTCTGTCTTTGAAAGCACCTCACAGGCTGCTGGGGTGACTGTGAAACTTACTAACTTCACAGGTAAAACTTTGACCGCGGCGCAATTGTCGGCACAGTATTCGACCAAAGACTTTACTCCGCACACATCTGTTTGTTCCTTTAATGGAACAGTCAGCCCTGCGGGATCTGTGGCTACATTTATGATGGATTGTGATAAATTACCCACGGGGACTGTTTCGGAATTGCAGTTATTGAAGCTGTATTCTTCCGGTGCTACACTTGCATATAAGTATGCTGTTTCCGGAATCAGTCATACTGACGGCTACTGGTGGGTTACTGATTCGTCCGGGAATCATCTGATGCAAATGGATAGTCTCGTTTATGGCACTCAGTACTACATTCACTTCGTCATAAAAGATGACGGGCCATATGATGAAAATCCAGTTGCCGGACAAATCACTGACCCTGTTAGCGCAGGAACAAAGAGTGACACGTCTTCAGGGTGTGTCTTGAATTCAAATGCAGGGTTCACCTTTGAAATTGCAGGGCTGTTTCTTATAGCTGTGTTTGGGATATGTTTGCGAAGGAGAGTTCGTGTTCGAAACCGTTCTCTATAG